Genomic DNA from Prunus dulcis unplaced genomic scaffold, ALMONDv2, whole genome shotgun sequence:
tggttgtggttggttattattattgtgccttgtttgtacttttatttttatttttattatgttttgtttgaagtatggaatatgttgaataaaaaggtaatttattgaatgctttgtttattaaataacgaaatgtaatacaagtcattacgaattactactactaaaataaaatacatgaattacaacaactttaatagaaaacatgaaaaatacaaatacataaaaggtatgctaactaatttaatggtttccatcatttaaccaatccgtgttgctaggcccatcatcccggaaaagtcttcttctcataacatcccttagttctagcttccaaaattgttttgtttcaggggacatatgacttgtatccatcgtcatggtttcccgatccgtcttgtccatatcttttttgcgcaaatactccctttctcgtgcatactcagcttgaaaggccaactcgttatcttggcgtttttgctccatttctattcttatgccgttttgccttgcaatttcctccaaaaattgtgaattatgattgcttgaattacccgctttctttgccttcgcggcctttcggccaatgggccttggctccttttcgatgggtgagtcttgactcataggagaatcgagaggtgaatccgatgtcattgaatcacggagtggcgtctcgtttaacacaacggcgggacccgtcagaataattatgaagcgtttgcaatatttcaccacctcccaacattcatgatggttgaaactttttttgtcacccccggttgcaccgaaccacatttgtgcttgaatcatctatttaacaaaaaaaatggaaatgcaataaatatttaaaatatattggatatgcaagtaacaaaaaaaataataatggaaatgcaattaaccttacaaataaattagaagtgcaagaaaattaagaaacaattggaaatgcaagaaatattaacaacatattgaaaatgcaagaaatatgaacaaaatattgaaaatgcaagaaatatgaacaaaatatttaaattgcaagaaatattaacaaaatatttaaaatgcaagaaatatgaacaaaatattgataatgcaagaaatatgaacaaaatatttaaaatgcaagaaatatgaacaaaatatttaaaatgcaagaaatattaacaaaatattgaaaatgcaagcaatattaacaaaatatatatatattaggagattaaacttaataaaacaaaaattataaaatacttatctcgttagtacgattttccccgcttctatagttgtccatcgcttttgctagggcagctctccatttttccaactctttattgagaattttccacctactggataatgccatctccgtacgagtagaccccggaattttttcacaaaattcagcatgaatttttttccacatatgaaaaaatttcatctcattgccggacatgggacaatgacaaatttggagccaagcctcacacaaggaaacatcttccatggtgctccaagcccctccggtttcgatagaagaagtcataaaaatatgaaatcaaaatacaagatgaaaaagaggaaaatgttgagtaaatagtgaataatagtagaagtataatgaaatgtatgaggattggtgttgaaagtgaaggatatttataggtatttatagaaaaaaaaaatctgaattttttagaatttttaaaaaaaatttccgatttttttcatatttttattgcccaaaaaaggCTCAGCCGTAGGATTGGATTCGGATATGTTGATCGGAGGGCTGGGGGCGCGATATGTGGCAACTTCCCTTTGGAGCTGACGTCAGAgcaatgcacgcgccaacggtaaaaaaaaaaatttgaacgtgctcgctgacgtcagcgaccACGGGCTGCAGCTCGGGCTCATCtcgccttcgggctggcctgagttggtgggtcccacaagCCCTCCGGGCTTGGGCTTGGCGGTGGAACGAATTTTTTCCCCCCTCCCCTCGGGCTCGGCCCGCCGTTGGAATCACTCTAATGTTACTACTCTGCAATTTGTTGTGTAGATTATTAAAACAATGATTTATCAATATAAATCTTAACTCTAAGGATTAATTGCTAGTTTGTGATTTAGATGGAATGGTTTGCTGAAATTGGATGGCTAGTTTGTGATTTCAGGGTTACTGaaaaagcaagaagaagaagggaggtgggttgtttttttttttttttggttgagtcaAGAAAAAGGGAGGTGGTGTTAATGAGAAGGCACGAAGAAGAAGTGCCTTGTGTCAATAATGAGCTACTCTTTTAGTGAACTCTTGAGTAGTTCTAACTtgtaaaataatgtaaaaattttaAGATTGCAGATGTTGTCATTTTCACTAAATATTCTAtgtgaaatatttattttatttatttaaatgtttcttcacATTTTAGTTATAGTTTTTATTAGCCCAGCAAAAAGAGATTAATTGATTAAAGATATGTTCTTTAGTAGTTTGCACGTTATAATATGGCTCAGATTAATCCTTTATTGGCCCCAACTTTTTCTCAAGCATTCGCTTTAGAATTTTGTACATTTGTTAGaactttcatttctctttATAAATAGAAATAGGAGGCGATAAGCAATGTTATTATCACATTATTATAGATATTATGTTGCATGGGACACAGTCTAAGCTTGAAATATGGAGCTGTTCCCTCACTTATTGTGGAAATACTCAATAAGGTTATTTTCTGTTCTCCTCCTCCATTTTGataaggaagaggaagatgagtTTATTCGGAGCcttgctttttttgttttgtttttttttttggtttttgtttataGCCAAAGTTAAGGAGCGGAAAGAGGGCATTCTCACACACATTGTCAATGTCTCATGGAGGTTTGAACCTAAAACCAATAATATGTAAATTAAGGCCTTTTTCATTGAGCTAGTCCTCGAAAACTGGAGCCTTACTTGTTGGGAAAAAAAGAGGGTATAATTTCTATATTTTACACAAAAAGTTAGAaattatcatttaattcatgcttaaaaaattaatgcatGCTTACAAACATACACaataaaaaatcacataaTATGGATTAGAAGAACTTGAATAATTGAGCGAGGCAAGTGTTGAACACTCTAACCTTAAGACGAATTACGCCCCACATTGGTACTTATGGTTCACTAGCGTTCGCCTCCCAGGATACAATGACTCCCCTCCTTATGAAAGAAGCACTGCAATTCACAAGGAACTTTTAACTAAATTATGAAAGAACCTCTCTTTATGAAAACTCTAATGCTCTCTATATATGAAAGTCTGTATGTAGAGAATTAAATTGAATGAATTAAATTGCATGAGGATTGCTCTATTTATAGATGATGAAATACTTTTTCCAAAAAGGTATCCCAATCTGAAAGGCAAACAATGCATCCCTTGGTCTGAAGAGTTGTCATCCCAAACAATGCATCTCTTGGTTTGAAGAGTTGTCACCCCTCATGTGAAGATGTCTTTAACCCAAATACTTTTAcccaatgaattttattaatttccattcaagtaggaaaattaatattagttaatattaaatttccaACATTACttatataatacattttctATTAATTATGTTACTTGGCATGTTGATAGTGGGGTGGAAGCTCATCCTCCAAACTCATTCGTTTACAACACTTCCACCGTGCAGCCTGTGCCAGGGCAGAACGGGGCCCAAGCCCCAATTTTGGCTTCCAGTAGGCTTAAGCTGCCTGGGCAGCAGATGGGTCCCACGAAATCGGGCCAACCCAAAGGCAAAACGAGCCCGTGCTCTAGCTTGAGGGCTACTGGCATCCTGGTTGACGTCAGTGCGAAAGttcacgcgccaacggtaaaaaatttaaacttccGCGCTAATGCCAGGCTGGCGTCAGCCCTGATTTCCACCAACAGCTACAAGGTGGTGTGTTCTAGGTTCTCCAATCATTTTTGTACTCCAATCCATTGgctgccttttttttttttttttttttttgtgtgcttaaaaaatcagaagaaaattggaaatttttttataaaaattaccaaaaaattctggaaTTTTACCTACCATTATTCTTCACTTCCAACACCAAATCCCCATACATTTTTGCTTCTCCTTCtaatattattcaatttctacacaaaattttcttttacttacaattttcatttttattcacCATCTTATGGCATCTTCCATCGAAGCTGAAAGGCGCGTGGACAatcatggaagatgttttgttCTGTGAGTGTTGGGTCCAAGTTCGTCATTGTCTGATCATGGGCAATAAGATGAAATTCTCTCATATGTGGAGAAGAATTCATGctgaattttgtgaaagatcGGGTTCGGCTCGTACTGAAATGACCTTGGCTAATaggtgaaattttttgaataagccccaaaaccccagcagCATCACACTTCTGAATGAAGTATGCATtgtaattgcaaatatcatgcataactttgttgaacaaatgaggttgcattttATATCGCCCTCGAAAATCAACAGTAGAGTACAcagaatttgggataaagtaatctttcaaaagattcttaccccgagaatgcctgtGTCTGTCTACATTCAAGCCacggccgacttgtgaaccacagTGGCGGCCTTGCCTTGATAGATCGAGCATACCCACTGCCACGACAGCTtgttcatcattttcttgctcctcccttttttcttcatctcGTCTATGcattctttctttaatttctcgctcttgcctctctaAGCATCTCCTTATGTCTGACATTGAGAGTGGAGtatgaaatctaaaatctgagaaatgaaaggaTAGAGAAGATATGGCGTGAGATGTATGAGttgagcctctggttttatagagaGATTTAGACGATAGAGATGACGCGTGTCGAGATTTTaaagggtgaaaatcttatctgaaatatgaaaattgtattttataataaatatcgACACGTGGCACTCCGAGAATCTTATCctaaaatcttatctgaaatttgagatttgtctttttttattttttattataaatatcgACATGTGGCAACTGagaatcttatccgaaaaatTCATTCGAATTATGAGATacgaattttataataaatattgacacgtGGGAATCGAAAAtcttctccaaattaattgtttaggtttataaaattaaaaaaaaaaactaaaagtgaATAGTCTTTGCCCTTTGCGatgacaatgggtggaaacacaccTTGCTTTTTGCAAGGGCTGCCAcaattcacatgaatagtaacaaCTCTTGCCTTACCATtaccctttgccatggcaaattgGTAGAAGTGCTCTTAGAAAATTGTGAAAGTTGAGGCATGTTTGGTATTCAATCAAAAATAGCatttgagtccaaaacaaagaaaacatgtTTGGTAgccctatttttaaaaactcaaactcaagaagaatttcaaaaaaacacctcaattattaaaaacaaaaaatatctgttttttcagttttttttttttaaacaacccacaagttctcaaatttttaagatttgaaaacagttttcaaattgcataccaaacaagttttttaatcttaaaaattgatttaaaaactccttgtttttaagaaaaattaaagtttttGAGTTCCCTATTTAAATATGATACCAAACGCCCCCCCTGAATATCTCAAGTTaaaaactttagttttgttggGTCTTTCTATATTGGATTTGTCTTAGCAAAAACGtttaggccccgtttggtAACGTTTTAAGgggttgtttttattttcagagaacaaaaataaGGCAAAAATACATTCTGTGgcccaaaaatagaaaacactgagaatgttttcataaaatgaaaacaagctCATGTGTACTtgtagaaaacagaaaaaagttgtttttattctCATGGAAAACGTTTTCATTAAAATAATTCACATActattatttcaaattgtacTACCAGACAcgttttcattgttttgttttctgaaaatGTTTTCTAATTAGTCTACCAGACGCATTTTCATCtcctgaaaatgcaaattcattttcttattttcattctctgaaaatattctaagaAAACATTCTCCGAAAATATTATTGGACATGCCCTTAACTTTTTGTCACTTGTTTATGCATTGCTTTTTTACTGAATAAGAAAATGTATTTTGTTTGATTAACTTGTTAATCAATGTGACTCCTCTTTAAATTGATAGGACATGTGCGGATTGTATGGGTTTAATGGAAACCTAAGTTAAAAAAGCAACAGACAATGTgctataatacatatatatttaagaTCGCATGGCGACCAACCAACTTTTGATGTAGTGGTTTTGTCTCTACTTAATTGGAggatgttttaattttaatttaaataaatgaCGATGgtgatatatatttgtaataCTTGAGATATATAGCGTCTTTGATCTATTACTTGAGATATTTACCATTTTGTAGGTCATATTGAGGAAGTTcgttaaatatttattatgaGGCTAATTTTGCAACAGATGTGACTAAAATGAATATTATCTTGATCAACCTACTTTCTAGTCTTACAATTGTCCTCCTAATGTTGTTTGCTCAGTTAATTTTTGATGTTTAGGTCTTGGGTGTCCTATGGATTTTAGGTTTAGTTTTGTGGAGTAAAACAATATCAGTCTGTAAACCTGTTGCTTAATCACTCTTCATAATCTCCTCAAAAAGAAACTTCACAATGTTCTAGAAccttagccaaaaaaaaaaaaagaaggaaaaaaaaaaaaaaaagagctgaTTTTATCACCTTCACttttttctattattattatatataaaaagccagtctctgtttttttttcttttccttttttctttttggtaaataatgccaaactctgttttatttgttttccatGCCACTCTGTTTGGAggctctttttcttttatggcAGTTTAGATCTAGAGGGTCCGTTCTATTAACAAAAAAGcaaggggggaaaaaaaacaaaacaactgCATCTTTAAAATGttattaaatacaaaattaaaaagagaaaaaagaattaagaaaattttTACAAAAGCCATATGCAGATTGCTCTCATCATTCTCTCCCCGGAtctgtgttttgttttttcccaaaattccataaagataaaataatattatattcattCTTGGTCCCcaccattttttttcccccttttccCCTTCGTTTTCCAACCCAATATCCAGTTTTTGTGGTTCAATCTGTATGCATATTTTTGTCAACGTTTGTGTCTCAATCTGTAAGGACCCGTCTGGTTAGCTTATTTGGCTAATagtttataaatttaaatctCCCAAATTGTTTGACTTGGCTCCTTTTTGTTTGATGCAGAGAAGAACCCCTTCTTGTTCGGATAAAGAaatcaagttttgttttgtgtcgtatatttcattttgtaaGAACCCATTTGAAGTCTTTGTTTTATCTGTCATGGGTTTTCCCGATATAAATGTTGTTTAcagttgaattttttattataaaattttgttaattgaATCCATTGGATGCAGAGAAATTGCTGATAAAATGGTTGTTCTCAGATTGTAGCCCCCTTTCATGATTTGGGTCTGAATCATTGGAGGATGGAGATGTCTACCCAGCGAGATAATTCTGGTCCCAACAAAGTTTCAGGTATAAATGTATTTTGGaatgattttcaatatatGAGAAGATGTATCCTGCAACTTCATTTAGACCTCTGACATTACATGATGAGTAATAATGTAAAGTGATAAATTTTCCATGTGAAAGTATGATTCTTGGAATGAAAAAATGCTTTTGGTCAACATTTTATATTGGAACTTTCAAGTGCAAATACGATTTCATTTCTCAGCATCATGATGCTTGTCCATGCTTGCCAACCATGTACTTTCTTGATATTAAACATATTTTCCTACAGTACGAAACTTGATGAAGTGACTGCAGTGTGTTGTACAGTTGAATTTATATTAGCAGTTCGTTAGTTAATTGAACGTGTTGCATTTGTAGGATCAAGTTCTTGCCTATATGATCTCTTATGTTCAGACGCACCGAATTGGAGATGCCCAAGCGACCAACGAACACAATCTGGTACGCTATAGCCTTTATATCAATTACTTGTTTTAATCTGTTGTGTTATGACTTGCCAAGCTTTTCTGTTTTCTGGATATGTTAGCATAGTTAGCGAAATGTACAATTTACTCAAGTTAGGTTTCTTAAGGGTGCAGTACACCATTTGAAATAGATAGGATTCAGATACAAGCAATTATTTATAAACATACAGTATGAGTTGTTCCAAGGAACATTTCAAATCAGGCTGGTTGATGCAGTTAATTAAAAGTACGAAATGATATATAGATAGCTCAGGGATGATATTCATGTCTCAACTTTACCTTCGTGGAGACCAAACGAAAGACCATGTGAacggaaaaaagaagaaaaaaatggtatGTGCAAAGAATGTATGAGGCTCATATAGAAGGTTTACTGCGTCGATAGTTTAAGTGGGAATATGAGAGATGCATTCAGCCTCTGAAAAACTTGAGTGTTATAAATACCTCAAAATCATTTACCAGTTGAATTAATACATCCTGAAAATTGAGTTCTGCACAGCCAAGCTCTTTAGTCTATCTAATATacaaatgtttttatttttattttttttatgtttgttatGTATTTGTTTGTTGTGGATCTCCCTGTGACATTCTCAATAAGGGCATATTGTATCTTTTGTAACTCTTATAGCTCATTGAACAGGTCCACAAGAAAGGCTAGAGATTTTGTTGCATCAATCTGCCAATAGGTCCTGTGCAGATTGTGGATCTCTAGATCCAAAATGGGTGTAAGTATCATATTTGCATGGAGAGAAAATCTTATCATCGATCCTGCTTTTTTCAATAACTACTGAAGCAAACTTAATATGAAGTTattttgaacaaataaaagttgTTTAAGTATCTCACCTGGTCATGTCTTTTCCTGTTCACCATCAGTTATGTTgctaattttatcttttttcttcatattgaGTTGGATTTTGAGTTATGTAAATATCAGAATATgttctcataaaaaaaaactctactTAAGTGCAGCTTTGTTTGCATGAACTCAAACATGAATTTAACTAGTTACCATATTCCAAAGCTCCTCTTCAACCAAATTCTAGTTTTCTACTTTCTTTGAAGCAGTTGGAGTCTTTTGAGCCTAGAAATTATTAGTATCTTCGCAATGTTCTCATATCACATGCTCAATAAATAATCAACATATGAGCAAATGCATGTCTGCTTTTGAAAGTTCCTGAAAGTTTCCAAAGTGATAACTAGTGATTATCTTTTAATTCATCTTTCTCCTCTGTTAGTTATTGTCTTTTTACTGAGCTCAATGACTATGATATCTTTCTAGTgctgcaattttttttacaacattaatgtatgcatgcatgtttatttttgtatgcAACAATAGTTCTGAAATTTTCTAAATGAAATAACCTCATGTTTAAAATGTCTGCATCAACTACTTCTTCCTAGATGTATGTAAGTCATGATTATCTTTGTTTCTTGCATTCTAATTTGACTGTAGCTATTGGTTTATATCAGATCTTTAAGCTTTGGAgtatttatttgtataaaatgtTCTGGTGTACATAGAAGCCTGGGAGTGCATGTATCAAAGGTATGGCTCTGATCTATGCTTCTCAATAATAACAGATTTGCAACCTTGTTTTGGCTTTATCTAAACATTGTATTGCGTGAAAATTTGACTATTGGAGAAATAAATGTTTTGTAAACATAAAAGAGTGACCCTGCTCATTTAGTTCCTGAATGTACAAGCCTCATCCCAACTGCATGCGTCGTCCCTTTGATGTGATCCCTTGTGGTATGGGTCTTTAGGGTTAATTTGGTCGAAGCAGGTTCGTCCCTGCTATGAACTTTGCTGCAAAAGCAGTTAGGGGATGGGGAAACCTACCTTAATGATAAAAGAATTTCTTAAGATATTCCTTGCATGTTCTCAGCCTTTTTAAAATGCTTCTTTTGGAATATCATTGGTTAATTTCCTACTttgacctctctctctctctctctctctctctctctctctctctctctctctctctctctctctgggaTATTCTAATCTGATCTGAAAATATGCTAGGTTGTATCAGTGAAGCTAGATGAATGGACAGATGAAGAAGTTGATATCTTGGCGAGCATGGGAGGAAACGTTGCTGTAAATAAGAAGTATGAAGCTTGCTTGCCAGAAAATgtcaaaaaaccaaaaccagatTCTTCTATAGAGGAGCgctattattttattaggtAATGCTAAGTACAAAACTTTTCATAGTGCTGTATTCAAATCTGTACCATTCTAAATCAAAAATTTAAACCCTACTTCTTGAATTCTCAGGAGAAAATATGAGCTGTTAGACTTTTTAAACCCCAATGAACATACGTCCTGTCCTTTTCCGCCTTCTCATAAGAAGTCACCTTCTAGCAATTCAACCAATAATTCTACCCAAGATAAGAAACAGTATGAAAAACAACCAACGAAACATCGTATTGGGCAGGCATTTCGTAACAGCTGGGGAAGAAAAGACTCTGAACATAAGACTGCGAAGAAGGGCAACTCAATGCCAATGGTAATGGCCTTTATATTTAATCAGTGTTTTATTTCATCATGTTATTTCTAAATTGCTTTGATACCCTTACTCTCTTTGGAGTGAGGTGCTTATGTGCTACCATAACATCCACATTGTTTCTGAAAAAACGTGTCAAGTtacatttctcttttttctttaattacaTCTACAAAAGGCTTAGTCATTCAGAACTTTTAAATGTTTATATGACTTTGGCATATGTGAGGTTTTCCTTATCTTTCCTTATAGTTTGATGATTTTCAAGCTCCAAATTTGCACTGACTTGTCCTAAATATAGTGTATGCGTTCATGTTGAACTTTGATACGTgccatacatatataaaagaaacttTTAAAAGGACGGGTATGCTTCAGATATTCCTGTGATAaagaatattattatatttgttgaaattttttgttactACAAAATAATTGTAAATTGGAGCTTTGATTACTCAAACACATATGCTTTCACAATCACCTGCATGTGCACATATACTCATAGATTATTTCCCCATCAAAATTAAGGTACGGCATAATTGTAGTGCATGAGTTAGATACGCATATATGCATGTGCAAAATCCATGCATGGCTTTAGTCTTCACTTCATGGTCCTAGTCATGATCAATTTCTATGCTTCCACATTGTTGTGAAGGGAAATAAGGAATTGATTtgacaaaaaggaaaatattctTCTTTAAATTTGAACCAGATCTTTTAATTGatgacaaacaaaaattgatgaCAAACAAAAACGGGGAAAGTATAAGACTAATtagaattttgattttttttatatgggTAGTATCTTACTGCTTCAAGTGTACATTATAGGCAGGTATGGTTGAATTTGTTGGATTAGTTAAGGTGAATGTTGTTAGAGGAACCAACCTAGTTGTACGGGATGTGATGACAAGCGACCCCTACGTCATCCTGGCATTGGGTCACCAAGTAAGTCTCTTCTACTTAAGCTGTGATGAGATGAATTCACTTTTTCATAAACTCATAATGCAATGTTCCTTGAATATTTGTTGCAGTCAGTGAAGACACGTgttattaaaaacaacttAAATCCAGTATGGAATGAGAGCCTGATGCTGTCAATTCCTGAACACATTCCTCCTCTAAAAGTGGTAAGTTATACTCTGAAAATagtttctctgtttttcaCTTGATTTATCATTAATAATATAGACAGTAGTGTTGTATCACAAGAATTCCCTTGCTATTGATTATGATGTTTAAGTGCTTTGCATCTTgcttttcaataaaatttctAAAGTTATTATTTGGATGGTTACATTCAGCTGGTGTATGACAAAGATACATTCACAACTGATGATTTTATGGGTGAGGCTGAAATTGACATTCAACCTCTGGTGAGTGCTGCCATAGCCTATGAGAAGTCCACAATCAATGAGCCGGTGCAGCTTGGAAAGTGGGTAGCCAGCAAAGAAAATACACTGGTAAAAGACGGTGTCATCAACCTAGTAGATGGGAAAGTAAGACAGCAAATCACTCTCAGGCTGCAGAATGTTGAGAGGGGTGTACTGGAGATTGAGCTTGAATGTGTTCCTCTTAATCAATAGCTGGAATAGAAAGTTAAGGAAATGAAACTCGGTGGCCATTATGATTCTGAGGTTGCAACTCACCATGATAGATGTATGTTATATTGTAGAAGTCATTGTATTGATAGCTGTGTTAAGCGAGCCTTGGCTGTATATTactgtagtttttttttttttttcctttttgtgtaGATAAGAAGTTTaggaaaatttcaaaacattaatttttaacttggattttatttttcttttcttttcttttcttttctataaaatttcaaaacgtTGTTCAGTTTGgggaaattggaaatttatCAATCGACATTTACTTGACTTAAAGTTAGTAAATCGAGGTTGGGGATTCAGTCATTGCTTTGGCATTTGGTAATTCTCTCTTAAA
This window encodes:
- the LOC117613257 gene encoding probable ADP-ribosylation factor GTPase-activating protein AGD11 codes for the protein MEMSTQRDNSGPNKVSGSSSCLYDLLCSDAPNWRCPSDQRTQSGPQERLEILLHQSANRSCADCGSLDPKWVSLSFGVFICIKCSGVHRSLGVHVSKVVSVKLDEWTDEEVDILASMGGNVAVNKKYEACLPENVKKPKPDSSIEERYYFIRRKYELLDFLNPNEHTSCPFPPSHKKSPSSNSTNNSTQDKKQYEKQPTKHRIGQAFRNSWGRKDSEHKTAKKGNSMPMAGMVEFVGLVKVNVVRGTNLVVRDVMTSDPYVILALGHQSVKTRVIKNNLNPVWNESLMLSIPEHIPPLKVLVYDKDTFTTDDFMGEAEIDIQPLVSAAIAYEKSTINEPVQLGKWVASKENTLVKDGVINLVDGKVRQQITLRLQNVERGVLEIELECVPLNQ